In a single window of the Papaver somniferum cultivar HN1 chromosome 8, ASM357369v1, whole genome shotgun sequence genome:
- the LOC113302128 gene encoding probable LRR receptor-like serine/threonine-protein kinase At1g53430 isoform X1: MDRRLPSHVISSRHFSFLILVSFIAMNCLERFSSIAQMIPEDEVQVLKQISIKLNVVHWKNVNQKSCRSGELNLNIDKFGSDEGNIKVVCDCSYNSSTICHITNIQLKRLQLTGELPDDFANLPFLRELDLNVNYLSGSIPKAWKVLPLVNLSLLANNVNGLIPKEIADIVTLEYVVLTDNQLEGPLPPELGKLTKLKTLAISGNNFTGALPATFANLKNMVDFRIAGTSISGNIPDFFGNWTQLNELDIRGTSMEGPIPSTIFHLTNLTKLRVSDLKGPDMPFPNFQDMNRMSQLELRNCLIKGSIPSNIGEMMPRLVRLDLSFNRLTGDIHNLQEIPNLKYLYLTNNQLTGQIPLWITNAKQNFDLSYNNFIGPSQSGCQDSNLNKISSYPSDEDLSIAWCLKKDLPCSTTSKYSSFFINCGGSEMAIGDEKYDADVSPMGPSSFYSYNDKWACSTTGDFIVPLLKGKPNYLAQASPNITVKDLYMTARISPLSLKYHGICLRPGNYKVKLHFAEIMFPIDKIASGIGTRIFDVSIQGKRYLKDFNIEEEAKGVGKSIVKEYDVDVTSSTLEIHLYWAGKGTIFIPSDFAYGPLISAIAVTPNFVPDTGHISVGVIAGIVAASFVLIILILSILWKKGYLGKEDPEDKELRDLLRTSYFTLREVKAATKNFDRANKIGEGGFGPVYKGLRPDGSFIAVKQLSAMSKQGNREFVNEIGIISALQHPNLVKLFGCCVEGNQLLVIYEYMENNSLARALYGRADQRLNLDWPTRFRICMDIAKGLVYLHEESRLKIVHRDIKATNVLLDKDFTARISDFGMARLDEEEKTHISTRVVGTLGYMAPEYASSGRLTYKADVYSFGIVALEIVSGKSNTKYMTDDEYFCLLDWANVLNEKGNLLDLIDPILKSNYSKKEVLRMLNIALLCTNRSPALRPMMSTVVGMLKGRLPVLESYVVSSARTDDPMSSASASEGISYDTQIHTSTSSQGSSTLLEMTNSTVEDPWQADSTISTYYSTKKEDVTRGH, from the exons ATGGATAGGAGGCTTCCATCTCATGTCATCTCAAGCAGACATTTCTCTTTTCTAATTCTTGTGTCGTTCATCGCAATGAATTGCTTGGAAAGATTCAGCTCCATAGCCCAAATGATACCAGAAGATGAAG TTCAAGTGCTAAAGCAAATATCTATAAAGTTAAACGTTGTACACTGGAAGAATGTCAACCAAAAATCTTGCAGAAGTGGAGAACTGAACTTAAATATAGACAAATTTGGCTCCGATGAAGGAAACATTAAAGTTGTGTGCGACTGTTCTTACAACTCATCTACCATCTGCCATATCACGAATAT ACAGCTGAAACGCCTCCAATTAACTGGAGAATTACCTGATGATTTTGCAAATTTGCCCTTTCTGCGAGAATT AGATTTAAATGTCAACTATCTCAGTGGGTCTATTCCTAAGGCTTGGAAAGTTCTCCCACTGGTAAATCT GTCTCTCTTGGCAAACAACGTTAATGGATTAATTCCGAAGGAAATTGCTGACATTGTTACTCTAGAATATGT GGTGTTGACAGATAATCAGCTTGAAGGACCCCTTCCTCCAGAGCTTGGCAAGCTTACAAAATTGAAAACATT AGCTATTTCTGGGAACAATTTCACAGGAGCTTTACCTGCAACATTTGCTAATCTGAAGAACATGGTGGATTT TAGGATAGCTGGGACTAGTATCTCTGGGAATATACCTGATTTCTTTGGGAATTGGACGCAACTCAATGAGCT GGATATACGGGGTACATCAATGGAGGGGCCCATCCCTTCCACCATATTCCACTTGACGAATTTAACAAAACT GAGAGTGTCAGACTTAAAGGGACCAGACATGCCCTTCCCAAATTTCCAGGATATGAACAGGATGTCCCAACT GGAACTTAGAAATTGCCTGATTAAGGGGTCAATCCCATCAAACATTGGAGAGATGATGCCTCGACTAGTGAGACT AGACCTGAGCTTCAATAGACTTACAGGTGACATTCATAACCTACAAGAAATTCCAAATCTGAAGTACCT GTATCTCACCAACAACCAACTGACTGGACAAATCCCGCTATGGATTACAAACGCTAAGCAGAACTT TGACCTATCATACAATAATTTTATTGGACCATCTCAGTCCGGTTGTCAGGATTCAAATTT GAATAAAATCTCGAGTTATCCATCTGATGAGGACCTGTC AATCGCTTGGTGCTTGAAGAAGGACCTACCCTGCAGCACAACATCCAAAT ATTCTTCCTTTTTCATTAATTGTGGTGGCTCAGAGATGGCTATTGGAGATGAGAAGTATGACGCCGATGTCTCACCAATGGGCCCGTCGTCATTTTACTCCTACAACGATAAATGGGCTTGCAGTACCACGGGGGATTTTATCGTACCCTTACTCAAAGGCAAACCTAATTATCTTGCTCAAGCGAGCCCAAACATAACAGTTAAAGACTTATACATGACGGCTCGTATATCACCTCTCTCACTCAAGTACCATGGCATCTGTTTACGCCCAGGAAACTATAAAGTGAAGCTTCACTTTGCTGAAATAATGTTCCCAATCGACAAAATAGCTTCTGGCATAGGGACACGCATATTCGATGTATCAATTCAA GGTAAAAGATATTTGAAGGATTTTAATATCGAAGAAGAAGCAAAAGGTGTTGGGAAGAGCATTGTTAAAGAGTATGATGTTGATGTTACTAGTAGCACTCTAGAGATTCACTTATACTGGGCTGGGAAAGGAACTATTTTCATTCCATCTGACTTTGCATACGGACCTCTTATTTCAGCTATTGCAGTCACACCAA ATTTTGTTCCCGACACAGGTCACATATCTGTTGGAGTAATTGCCGGCATTGTAGCTGCTTCATTTGTTCTGATCATATTGATTCTGTCTATTCTTTGGAAGAAAGGTTACCTTGGAAAAGAGGATCCTGAGGACAAAG AACTCAGAGATCTATTGCGGACGAGTTACTTTACTCTAAGAGAAGTTAAAGCAGCAACCAAGAATTTTGATCGTGCAAATAAAATTGGTGAAGGCGGGTTCGGTCCGGTTTATAAG GGACTTCGCCCAGATGGTTCATTTATTGCTGTCAAGCAACTCTCTGCCATGTCAAAGCAAGGCAACCGTGAATTCGTGAATGAGATTGGCATCATTTCTGCTTTACAACACCCTAATCTCGTGAAGCTTTTTGGCTGTTGTGTTGAAGGAAACCAGCTTTTGGTAATTTACGAATACATGGAAAATAATAGTCTTGCGCGTGCTTTATATG GTCGTGCTGATCAACGACTGAACTTGGACTGGCCAACAAGGTTCAGGATATGTATGGACATTGCAAAAGGTTTAGTATATCTTCATGAAGAATCAAGGCTGAAAATTGTGCACAGAGACATAAAGGCAACTAATGTTCTTTTGGATAAGGATTTCACTGCGAGGATATCTGATTTTGGTATGGCTAGACTTGACGAGGAGGAGAAAACCCACATCAGCACACGTGTTGTGGGAACTTT AGGCTATATGGCTCCTGAATATGCATCAAGTGGTCGCTTGACTTACAAAGCAGACGTTTACAGCTTCGGAATTGTCGCATTGGAGATCGTCAGTGGAAAGAGCAACACAAAATATATGACAGATGATGAGTACTTCTGTCTTCTTGACTGG GCAAATGTACTAAACGAGAAAGGAAACCTCCTTGACCTTATTGACCCCATTCTGAAGTCAAACTATTCAAAGAAAGAAGTTCTGAGAATGTTAAACATAGCTCTATTATGCACTAACCGATCTCCTGCTCTTAGACCAATGATGTCTACCGTCGTGGGCATGCTTAAAGGTCGACTGCCAGTCCTAGAATCATATGTGGTATCTAGTGCGAGGACAGATGACCCGATGTCCAGTGCCTCTGCCTCTGAAGGGATTTCGTATGATACCCAAATACATACCTCAACCTCTTCGCAAGGGAGTAGTACTCTATTGGAGATGACTAATTCAACAGTGGAGGATCCATGGCAAGCTGATTCCACAATTTCGACTTACTACAGTACAAAAAAAGAAGATGTAACTAGAGGACATTGA
- the LOC113302128 gene encoding probable LRR receptor-like serine/threonine-protein kinase At1g53440 isoform X2: MRQLKRLQLTGELPDDFANLPFLRELDLNVNYLSGSIPKAWKVLPLVNLSLLANNVNGLIPKEIADIVTLEYVVLTDNQLEGPLPPELGKLTKLKTLAISGNNFTGALPATFANLKNMVDFRIAGTSISGNIPDFFGNWTQLNELDIRGTSMEGPIPSTIFHLTNLTKLRVSDLKGPDMPFPNFQDMNRMSQLELRNCLIKGSIPSNIGEMMPRLVRLDLSFNRLTGDIHNLQEIPNLKYLYLTNNQLTGQIPLWITNAKQNFDLSYNNFIGPSQSGCQDSNLNKISSYPSDEDLSIAWCLKKDLPCSTTSKYSSFFINCGGSEMAIGDEKYDADVSPMGPSSFYSYNDKWACSTTGDFIVPLLKGKPNYLAQASPNITVKDLYMTARISPLSLKYHGICLRPGNYKVKLHFAEIMFPIDKIASGIGTRIFDVSIQGKRYLKDFNIEEEAKGVGKSIVKEYDVDVTSSTLEIHLYWAGKGTIFIPSDFAYGPLISAIAVTPNFVPDTGHISVGVIAGIVAASFVLIILILSILWKKGYLGKEDPEDKELRDLLRTSYFTLREVKAATKNFDRANKIGEGGFGPVYKGLRPDGSFIAVKQLSAMSKQGNREFVNEIGIISALQHPNLVKLFGCCVEGNQLLVIYEYMENNSLARALYGRADQRLNLDWPTRFRICMDIAKGLVYLHEESRLKIVHRDIKATNVLLDKDFTARISDFGMARLDEEEKTHISTRVVGTLGYMAPEYASSGRLTYKADVYSFGIVALEIVSGKSNTKYMTDDEYFCLLDWANVLNEKGNLLDLIDPILKSNYSKKEVLRMLNIALLCTNRSPALRPMMSTVVGMLKGRLPVLESYVVSSARTDDPMSSASASEGISYDTQIHTSTSSQGSSTLLEMTNSTVEDPWQADSTISTYYSTKKEDVTRGH; this comes from the exons ATGAG ACAGCTGAAACGCCTCCAATTAACTGGAGAATTACCTGATGATTTTGCAAATTTGCCCTTTCTGCGAGAATT AGATTTAAATGTCAACTATCTCAGTGGGTCTATTCCTAAGGCTTGGAAAGTTCTCCCACTGGTAAATCT GTCTCTCTTGGCAAACAACGTTAATGGATTAATTCCGAAGGAAATTGCTGACATTGTTACTCTAGAATATGT GGTGTTGACAGATAATCAGCTTGAAGGACCCCTTCCTCCAGAGCTTGGCAAGCTTACAAAATTGAAAACATT AGCTATTTCTGGGAACAATTTCACAGGAGCTTTACCTGCAACATTTGCTAATCTGAAGAACATGGTGGATTT TAGGATAGCTGGGACTAGTATCTCTGGGAATATACCTGATTTCTTTGGGAATTGGACGCAACTCAATGAGCT GGATATACGGGGTACATCAATGGAGGGGCCCATCCCTTCCACCATATTCCACTTGACGAATTTAACAAAACT GAGAGTGTCAGACTTAAAGGGACCAGACATGCCCTTCCCAAATTTCCAGGATATGAACAGGATGTCCCAACT GGAACTTAGAAATTGCCTGATTAAGGGGTCAATCCCATCAAACATTGGAGAGATGATGCCTCGACTAGTGAGACT AGACCTGAGCTTCAATAGACTTACAGGTGACATTCATAACCTACAAGAAATTCCAAATCTGAAGTACCT GTATCTCACCAACAACCAACTGACTGGACAAATCCCGCTATGGATTACAAACGCTAAGCAGAACTT TGACCTATCATACAATAATTTTATTGGACCATCTCAGTCCGGTTGTCAGGATTCAAATTT GAATAAAATCTCGAGTTATCCATCTGATGAGGACCTGTC AATCGCTTGGTGCTTGAAGAAGGACCTACCCTGCAGCACAACATCCAAAT ATTCTTCCTTTTTCATTAATTGTGGTGGCTCAGAGATGGCTATTGGAGATGAGAAGTATGACGCCGATGTCTCACCAATGGGCCCGTCGTCATTTTACTCCTACAACGATAAATGGGCTTGCAGTACCACGGGGGATTTTATCGTACCCTTACTCAAAGGCAAACCTAATTATCTTGCTCAAGCGAGCCCAAACATAACAGTTAAAGACTTATACATGACGGCTCGTATATCACCTCTCTCACTCAAGTACCATGGCATCTGTTTACGCCCAGGAAACTATAAAGTGAAGCTTCACTTTGCTGAAATAATGTTCCCAATCGACAAAATAGCTTCTGGCATAGGGACACGCATATTCGATGTATCAATTCAA GGTAAAAGATATTTGAAGGATTTTAATATCGAAGAAGAAGCAAAAGGTGTTGGGAAGAGCATTGTTAAAGAGTATGATGTTGATGTTACTAGTAGCACTCTAGAGATTCACTTATACTGGGCTGGGAAAGGAACTATTTTCATTCCATCTGACTTTGCATACGGACCTCTTATTTCAGCTATTGCAGTCACACCAA ATTTTGTTCCCGACACAGGTCACATATCTGTTGGAGTAATTGCCGGCATTGTAGCTGCTTCATTTGTTCTGATCATATTGATTCTGTCTATTCTTTGGAAGAAAGGTTACCTTGGAAAAGAGGATCCTGAGGACAAAG AACTCAGAGATCTATTGCGGACGAGTTACTTTACTCTAAGAGAAGTTAAAGCAGCAACCAAGAATTTTGATCGTGCAAATAAAATTGGTGAAGGCGGGTTCGGTCCGGTTTATAAG GGACTTCGCCCAGATGGTTCATTTATTGCTGTCAAGCAACTCTCTGCCATGTCAAAGCAAGGCAACCGTGAATTCGTGAATGAGATTGGCATCATTTCTGCTTTACAACACCCTAATCTCGTGAAGCTTTTTGGCTGTTGTGTTGAAGGAAACCAGCTTTTGGTAATTTACGAATACATGGAAAATAATAGTCTTGCGCGTGCTTTATATG GTCGTGCTGATCAACGACTGAACTTGGACTGGCCAACAAGGTTCAGGATATGTATGGACATTGCAAAAGGTTTAGTATATCTTCATGAAGAATCAAGGCTGAAAATTGTGCACAGAGACATAAAGGCAACTAATGTTCTTTTGGATAAGGATTTCACTGCGAGGATATCTGATTTTGGTATGGCTAGACTTGACGAGGAGGAGAAAACCCACATCAGCACACGTGTTGTGGGAACTTT AGGCTATATGGCTCCTGAATATGCATCAAGTGGTCGCTTGACTTACAAAGCAGACGTTTACAGCTTCGGAATTGTCGCATTGGAGATCGTCAGTGGAAAGAGCAACACAAAATATATGACAGATGATGAGTACTTCTGTCTTCTTGACTGG GCAAATGTACTAAACGAGAAAGGAAACCTCCTTGACCTTATTGACCCCATTCTGAAGTCAAACTATTCAAAGAAAGAAGTTCTGAGAATGTTAAACATAGCTCTATTATGCACTAACCGATCTCCTGCTCTTAGACCAATGATGTCTACCGTCGTGGGCATGCTTAAAGGTCGACTGCCAGTCCTAGAATCATATGTGGTATCTAGTGCGAGGACAGATGACCCGATGTCCAGTGCCTCTGCCTCTGAAGGGATTTCGTATGATACCCAAATACATACCTCAACCTCTTCGCAAGGGAGTAGTACTCTATTGGAGATGACTAATTCAACAGTGGAGGATCCATGGCAAGCTGATTCCACAATTTCGACTTACTACAGTACAAAAAAAGAAGATGTAACTAGAGGACATTGA
- the LOC113302128 gene encoding probable LRR receptor-like serine/threonine-protein kinase At1g53440 isoform X3, which yields MSTISVGLFLRLGKFSHWSLLANNVNGLIPKEIADIVTLEYVVLTDNQLEGPLPPELGKLTKLKTLAISGNNFTGALPATFANLKNMVDFRIAGTSISGNIPDFFGNWTQLNELDIRGTSMEGPIPSTIFHLTNLTKLRVSDLKGPDMPFPNFQDMNRMSQLELRNCLIKGSIPSNIGEMMPRLVRLDLSFNRLTGDIHNLQEIPNLKYLYLTNNQLTGQIPLWITNAKQNFDLSYNNFIGPSQSGCQDSNLNKISSYPSDEDLSIAWCLKKDLPCSTTSKYSSFFINCGGSEMAIGDEKYDADVSPMGPSSFYSYNDKWACSTTGDFIVPLLKGKPNYLAQASPNITVKDLYMTARISPLSLKYHGICLRPGNYKVKLHFAEIMFPIDKIASGIGTRIFDVSIQGKRYLKDFNIEEEAKGVGKSIVKEYDVDVTSSTLEIHLYWAGKGTIFIPSDFAYGPLISAIAVTPNFVPDTGHISVGVIAGIVAASFVLIILILSILWKKGYLGKEDPEDKELRDLLRTSYFTLREVKAATKNFDRANKIGEGGFGPVYKGLRPDGSFIAVKQLSAMSKQGNREFVNEIGIISALQHPNLVKLFGCCVEGNQLLVIYEYMENNSLARALYGRADQRLNLDWPTRFRICMDIAKGLVYLHEESRLKIVHRDIKATNVLLDKDFTARISDFGMARLDEEEKTHISTRVVGTLGYMAPEYASSGRLTYKADVYSFGIVALEIVSGKSNTKYMTDDEYFCLLDWANVLNEKGNLLDLIDPILKSNYSKKEVLRMLNIALLCTNRSPALRPMMSTVVGMLKGRLPVLESYVVSSARTDDPMSSASASEGISYDTQIHTSTSSQGSSTLLEMTNSTVEDPWQADSTISTYYSTKKEDVTRGH from the exons ATGTCAACTATCTCAGTGGGTCTATTCCTAAGGCTTGGAAAGTTCTCCCACTG GTCTCTCTTGGCAAACAACGTTAATGGATTAATTCCGAAGGAAATTGCTGACATTGTTACTCTAGAATATGT GGTGTTGACAGATAATCAGCTTGAAGGACCCCTTCCTCCAGAGCTTGGCAAGCTTACAAAATTGAAAACATT AGCTATTTCTGGGAACAATTTCACAGGAGCTTTACCTGCAACATTTGCTAATCTGAAGAACATGGTGGATTT TAGGATAGCTGGGACTAGTATCTCTGGGAATATACCTGATTTCTTTGGGAATTGGACGCAACTCAATGAGCT GGATATACGGGGTACATCAATGGAGGGGCCCATCCCTTCCACCATATTCCACTTGACGAATTTAACAAAACT GAGAGTGTCAGACTTAAAGGGACCAGACATGCCCTTCCCAAATTTCCAGGATATGAACAGGATGTCCCAACT GGAACTTAGAAATTGCCTGATTAAGGGGTCAATCCCATCAAACATTGGAGAGATGATGCCTCGACTAGTGAGACT AGACCTGAGCTTCAATAGACTTACAGGTGACATTCATAACCTACAAGAAATTCCAAATCTGAAGTACCT GTATCTCACCAACAACCAACTGACTGGACAAATCCCGCTATGGATTACAAACGCTAAGCAGAACTT TGACCTATCATACAATAATTTTATTGGACCATCTCAGTCCGGTTGTCAGGATTCAAATTT GAATAAAATCTCGAGTTATCCATCTGATGAGGACCTGTC AATCGCTTGGTGCTTGAAGAAGGACCTACCCTGCAGCACAACATCCAAAT ATTCTTCCTTTTTCATTAATTGTGGTGGCTCAGAGATGGCTATTGGAGATGAGAAGTATGACGCCGATGTCTCACCAATGGGCCCGTCGTCATTTTACTCCTACAACGATAAATGGGCTTGCAGTACCACGGGGGATTTTATCGTACCCTTACTCAAAGGCAAACCTAATTATCTTGCTCAAGCGAGCCCAAACATAACAGTTAAAGACTTATACATGACGGCTCGTATATCACCTCTCTCACTCAAGTACCATGGCATCTGTTTACGCCCAGGAAACTATAAAGTGAAGCTTCACTTTGCTGAAATAATGTTCCCAATCGACAAAATAGCTTCTGGCATAGGGACACGCATATTCGATGTATCAATTCAA GGTAAAAGATATTTGAAGGATTTTAATATCGAAGAAGAAGCAAAAGGTGTTGGGAAGAGCATTGTTAAAGAGTATGATGTTGATGTTACTAGTAGCACTCTAGAGATTCACTTATACTGGGCTGGGAAAGGAACTATTTTCATTCCATCTGACTTTGCATACGGACCTCTTATTTCAGCTATTGCAGTCACACCAA ATTTTGTTCCCGACACAGGTCACATATCTGTTGGAGTAATTGCCGGCATTGTAGCTGCTTCATTTGTTCTGATCATATTGATTCTGTCTATTCTTTGGAAGAAAGGTTACCTTGGAAAAGAGGATCCTGAGGACAAAG AACTCAGAGATCTATTGCGGACGAGTTACTTTACTCTAAGAGAAGTTAAAGCAGCAACCAAGAATTTTGATCGTGCAAATAAAATTGGTGAAGGCGGGTTCGGTCCGGTTTATAAG GGACTTCGCCCAGATGGTTCATTTATTGCTGTCAAGCAACTCTCTGCCATGTCAAAGCAAGGCAACCGTGAATTCGTGAATGAGATTGGCATCATTTCTGCTTTACAACACCCTAATCTCGTGAAGCTTTTTGGCTGTTGTGTTGAAGGAAACCAGCTTTTGGTAATTTACGAATACATGGAAAATAATAGTCTTGCGCGTGCTTTATATG GTCGTGCTGATCAACGACTGAACTTGGACTGGCCAACAAGGTTCAGGATATGTATGGACATTGCAAAAGGTTTAGTATATCTTCATGAAGAATCAAGGCTGAAAATTGTGCACAGAGACATAAAGGCAACTAATGTTCTTTTGGATAAGGATTTCACTGCGAGGATATCTGATTTTGGTATGGCTAGACTTGACGAGGAGGAGAAAACCCACATCAGCACACGTGTTGTGGGAACTTT AGGCTATATGGCTCCTGAATATGCATCAAGTGGTCGCTTGACTTACAAAGCAGACGTTTACAGCTTCGGAATTGTCGCATTGGAGATCGTCAGTGGAAAGAGCAACACAAAATATATGACAGATGATGAGTACTTCTGTCTTCTTGACTGG GCAAATGTACTAAACGAGAAAGGAAACCTCCTTGACCTTATTGACCCCATTCTGAAGTCAAACTATTCAAAGAAAGAAGTTCTGAGAATGTTAAACATAGCTCTATTATGCACTAACCGATCTCCTGCTCTTAGACCAATGATGTCTACCGTCGTGGGCATGCTTAAAGGTCGACTGCCAGTCCTAGAATCATATGTGGTATCTAGTGCGAGGACAGATGACCCGATGTCCAGTGCCTCTGCCTCTGAAGGGATTTCGTATGATACCCAAATACATACCTCAACCTCTTCGCAAGGGAGTAGTACTCTATTGGAGATGACTAATTCAACAGTGGAGGATCCATGGCAAGCTGATTCCACAATTTCGACTTACTACAGTACAAAAAAAGAAGATGTAACTAGAGGACATTGA